The window GGTCGATGCCCATGCCCCAGGCAAAGCCCTGATATTCGTCGGGATCGAGCCCGCCGGCCTTGAGCACGTTGGGGTGCACCATGCCGCAGCCAAGGATCTCCATCCAGTCGGAGCCTTCGCCGAAGCGCACTTCGCCGGGCCGCGAGCGGTCGCACTGGATGTCGACCTCCAGGCTTGGCTCGGTGAACGGGAAGAAGGACGGCCGGAAGCGCATCTTGACGCTAGGCACCTCGAAGAAGGCCTTGCAGAACTCCTCCAGCACCCACTTCATGTTGGCGACATTGGCAGACTTGTCGACCACCAGCCCCTCGACCTGATGGAACATCGGCGAGTGGGTGGCGTCGGAATCCTGCCGGTAGGTCTTGCCGGGGATGACGATGCGGATCGGCGGCTTCTGCCGCTTCATGGTGTGGATCTGCACCGGCGAGGTGTGGGTGCGCAAAAGCTTGCGCTCGCCATTCTCGTCCGGGTGGAAGAAGAAGGTGTCGTGCATCTCGCGCGCCGGATGGCCTTCGGGGAAATTCAGCGCGGTGAAATTGTAATAGTCGGTCTCGATGTCCGGACCTTCGGCAATGGCGAAGCCGAGATCGCCGAAGATCGCCGCGATCTCGTCGATGACCTGACTGATCGGATGGATGCGGCCGCGCTCGGCCGGCGACTGCCGCACCGGCAGCGTCACGTCGACCGTCTCAGCGGCGAGCCGTGCGGCGATCGCCACGTCCTTCAATTCGGCCTTGCGGGCCGTCAGCGCCTCGCTGACGCGATTCTTAAGGCCGTTGATCGCCGGACCCTTCACCTGCCGCTCCTCGGCGCTCATGGCGCCGAGCGTCTTCAGCATTTCGGAGACCGAGCCCTTCTTGCCCAGCGCCGAGACGCGCACCGCCTCGATCGCCTGCTCGTCGGCAGCCGATGCGATCTCGGCAAGCAGCGAGGTTTCCAGGGCTTCAAGATTTCCAGCAGTGGCGTTCACGGCGAAACTCTCTTGATCAGGCGACCGCCGGCACCGGGCGTGTCACCAATTAGGTTGCATCAGACATAAAAGAACCCGCGCCAGCCGTGCCAGCGCGGGTTCCCTAAAATCAGAATTGCGAATGCTTGGGAAGCGCTGGCTTAGGCGACAGCGCTTTCAAAAGCGTTCGGCGTGGTGTTCTTCAGATATTCGAGCGCGACCTTGGCCTTGGCGACCAGCGCGGCGAAAGCCTGCGGCTCGTGGATGGCCATGTCCGAAAGCACCTTGCGGTCGATCTCGATGCCGGCCTTGTTGAGGCCGTCGATGAAGCGGCCATAGGTCAGGCCGTGCTCATGCGTCGCGGCGTTGATGCGCTGGATCCACAGCGCGCGGAACGACCGCTTGCGGTTCTTGCGGTCGCGGTAGGCGTATTGCAGCGACTTCTCCACCGCCTGCTTGGCGATGCGGATGGTGTTCTTGCGGCGGCCGTAGAAACCCTTGGCGGCTTTCAGGACCTTCTTGTGCTTGGCGTGGGCGGTGACGCCTCTCTTTACGCGTGCCATGTCATGATCTCCTTAAAAGCAATTCCGGAAAAGTGGCGTGCGGTTTTCCGTTCGGAATTGCGTAAAAACAAATGCGTTCCAGACCGAATGCTCAGAGGCCGTTCGGCAGAAAATTCTTGATGACCTTCTTGCCGTCCGGTTCAGCCAGAACCATCGTGCCGCGGGCATTTCGAATGAACTTGTTGGACCGCTTGATCATGCCGTGACGCTTGCCGGCCGCAGCCGACAGCACTTTACCCGTACCAGTGACTTTGAACCGCTTCTTGGCGGCCGATTTGGTCTTCATCTTGGGCATTTTGCTTCCTTTCCTGGAGGCCCACGATCGGGCCGTTGTTCGCTTCGGGCCGACCAGAGCCCGAAAAGCAAATGAAACCGCCACGGCATGCCCTGCCGGGCGGTTTTCTTGAACGGCGGTGCTATAGATCAAAGATGGCTTGTGCGCAACACCTCAAGCTCTGCGACGCTCTGTCCCGATCAGCGCCCCCGAATCATGGCAGCGTGAACCACACCGGCAGCATGCCCGACTGCTGCGCGCCGTCGATCAGCTCGAACGCCGGCAGCGCCACCAGGAACACCAGCCCATCGAGCAGCGTGGTGAGAAGCAGGCGCGGCTTGAAGCTGCCGGTATCGCCTTCCTGGTAGAGCGAGAGATTGGGAAAGAAGCGCGGCACGCGCGCCAGGTAGGCTTCGTAGGGGGCGCCGAGCGCCTGCCTGAGGAATTTCTCCTCGCGCAGGATGACGATGTGGAACGCCCCGGCGCACAAAAGCGCAAAGAGAATGATGCCGCTGAACGAGCCGATCTGGGCGCCGACGCCGGCGGCCGCCACGGTCGAGAACACGTAGAGCGGGTTGCGGGTGATCGAATAAGGCCCGCCGGTTACAACTTCGGAGGATTTGCGCCCGCCTATATAGAGCGTCGACCACAGCCGCCCGACAATGCCGAGGAAGATCAACAGCACGCCGAACATCTCGATCGATTCATGCATCCATGTCTCGGGCGCAAAGCTGGACTGGCCGAACAGCAGCGCCGCGAACAGCACCACGATGAGCGCCGCCAGCACCATCCTGCGTATGTACTGGTAACCGCCCAACCCTTTTATTTGGTCTGCAGGCGGGACGTTCACGTCATCGGCCATAAGAAAAATCCGATCGTCGAGGTTTGCCGGCGATCGGATAGAAAACAGGCGCCCCGCCGATCGTCGGGACGCCCTGCTCCGCAATTCAGGCAGATTTTAGAGCACGATACGGTGGCGGCTGGTCAATTCTGCTTGTAGTGGCCGTGATCCCGCGAACGCTTTGGTGGTCGCGCCGGCACGGATCGAAACAAGCTGGAAAGGACGGGCGCCCGCTGTCAGCGGGGCGCCAGCACCATCATCATCTGGCGGCCTTCGAGCTTCGGCTCGGCTTCGACCTTGGCGATCGGCGCCACTTCCTCGCGCACCTTGTTCAGAAGCTGCATGCCGAGCTCCATATGCGCCATCTCGCGGCCGCGGAAGCGCAGCGTCAGCTTGACCTTGTCGCCTTCCTCGAAGAAGCGCCGCACGGCCTTCATCTTGGTCTCGTAGTCGTGGCTGTCGATGTTCGGGCGCATCTTGATCTCCTTGATCTCGATGACCTTCTGGTTCTTGCGCGCTTCGGCCGCCTTCTTCTGGTTGGCGTATTTCAGCTTGCCGAGATCGAGGATTTTGACGACGGGCGGCTGGGCGTTGGGCGATATCTCGACAAGGTCGAGCCCCGCCTCTTCGGCGAGCAGCAATGCGTCGTTGATGGAAACGTCGCCGCGATTTTGGCCTTCGGCGTCGATGAGCTGGACTCGGGGAACCCGGATGTCTCGGTTGGAGCGCGGGCCATCCTTGGTGGGCGCCGCTGCTTTGAAAGGTCTGCGAATGGTCGTGGTCTCCTCGGCCGTTTCGTTAAGGGTTCTTTAGATCAAATACGTGGACGCGCCTATGTGGTGAGCGCGCGGCCGGAGTCAATAGCACAGCCTCGCCAGGAAATCACCTGCCCGCATGCCATTGCGTGCACCAAGCAAAGCCATTTGCCTGCACTAAGCAAAGAAAGCGCGCGAGCACTTTCCGTTGAACCACCGGCTGTGCCAAAAGACCGGCTGGAAGGACAAGGGTCATGACCGCCAGCGCGCCAGTTTTCCTCGACGTCGACGGATCGGGCATCGCCGTCAGGCAGGTGCCGGGCAGCGCACCCGGCATCGTCTGGCTCGGCGGCTACAAGTCCGACATGCTGGGCACCAAGGCCGAGGCGCTCTCGGCCTGGACCGCAAGCCAAGGCCGCGCCTATCTGCGCCACGATTATTCCGGCCACGGCGAATCGGGCGGCGCCTTCGCCGACGGCACCATCTCGAAATGGCTGGCGCAAAGCCTCGCCGTCTTTCGCCGCTTCAGCAAGGGCAAGCAGATCCTGGTCGGCTCCTCGATGGGCGCGTGGATTGCGCTGCGCATGGTGCAGGAATTGCGCAAGGCCGGCGACGGCCGCGTCGCCGGGCTGGTGCTTCTGGCGCCGGCGCCGGATTTCACCGTCGAGCTGGTCGAGCCTATGCTGACCGACGCGCAGCGGCAGGACCTCGAGGAAAAAGGTTTCTTTGCCGAGCCGTCCGACTATTCGGACGAGCCTTACATCTATACGCGCGCGCTGATCGAGGACGGTCGTGCGAACCGGGTGATGACCGGACCGATCGACACCCACTGCCCGGTGCATATCCTGCAAGGCCTTGCCGATCCGGATGTGCCGTCGGGCCATGCGCTGAAGCTCGCCGCCCTGCTGCCGGCCGACGACGTCACGCTGTCGCTCATTCCCGATGGGGACCATCGTCTGTCGCGTCCCGAGGATCTCGACCTGCTGTTGCGCGCGGCGGGCGATATGGTCCAGCGGGTCGCCTGAGAATGCGCCTTTCCATTCCGATATCGGCGTTTGTCGCCGCGATCGTCGGCTTCGGCGGCACGCTCGCCCTTGTCATTGCCGCCGCCAAGGCGGTCGGCGCCACGCAGGTCGAAACCGCCAGCGGCGTGACGGCGATCTGCCTGGCGATGGTGATCGAATGCCTGTGGCTGTCCTGGCGCACGAAGATGCCGATCATCACCGCCTGGTCGACCCCCGGCCTGGCGCTGGTCGCCGCCTCCAGCGGCTTCACCATGGCGCAAGCCGTCGGCGCCTTCATCGTCACCGGCGTCCTCTTGGTCGCCACCGGCCTGTTCAAGCCATTGACCCGGCTGATCGCGCAGATACCGCCTTCGGTCGCTTCAGGCATGCTGGCCGGCATCCTGCTGAGCTTCGCCGTCAATGCGGTCAAGACCATTCCTTCCGACCCCTGGCTGGTGCTGCCGCTGATTGCCGCCTTCTTCGTCATCCGGCTGTTCAATCCGGCGCTCTCGGTGCTGGTCGTGCTGATCGGCGGCGGTCTTGCTGCCTTCCTCACCGGCCGCGTCGGCGGCCTGCCGACGCCGGAACTGTCGACGCTGACGCTGATTGCGCCTGAGTTCAGCGCCGCGGCGATCATCGGCCTTGCGCTGCCGCTCTACCTCGTCACCATGGCCTCGCAGAACCTTTCCGGCATCGCCGTGCTCAGGGCCGCCGGCTACAATCCGGAGCCCGGCCCGCTGATCGGAGTCACCGGCCTGTTTTCGCTGCTCTCGGCGCCGTTTGGCGCCGCGACCACCAATCTGGCGGCGATCTCGGCGGCGATATGCACTGGACCGGACGTCCATCCCGATCCCGCCGAGCGCTGGAAGACCGGTCCGTTCTATGCGCTGGCCTACCTGATCTTCGCCATCTTCGGCGCCTCGCTGGTGGCGATCTTCGCCGTTCTGCCGCAGAGCCTGATCGTGCTGGTCGCCGGCCTGGCGCTGATGGCGCCGCTTGCCAACGCGCTGTCGATCGCGCTCAAGGACGAGGGCGAGCGCATGCCCGCTACCGTCACCTTTGCCGTCACCGCCTCGGGGCTGACGCTGCTCGGCGTCGGCGCGGCGTTTTGGGGCCTGGTTGCCGGCATGGTCGTGCTTTTCCTCGAAAAACTCAAAAAGCGATAATCATTTCAGTTGCTTCGCCGGTTTTGGGCGAACTTGTCTTGAATCGCCGATTTCGCCATCCCATTTCGATTCCACGCAGCCGGTTTGGCTGTCTCCAACGGAAGGATTGGGAGAAATGAATACGACCGCATTGATCCGTCCGGCGTGGACGCCGGCGACCATCGCGCTGATGGTGATCGGTTTCATGGTGTTCTGGCCGCTCGGCTTCGCCATGCTTGCCTATATCATCTGGGGCGATCGGCTCGAGGGCTTCAAGCGCGATGTCAATCGCGCCACGGACGGCATCTTCGCCGGCTGCCGCCGCCGCTCCGACAAGGCCGCCCGCTGGGGCCATGGCTCGGCCCGCACCGGCAACGTCGCTTTCGACGACTGGCGCGAGAAGGAGCTCGAGCGCCTCGCCGAAGAGCGCCGCAAGCTTGACGAGATGCTGACCGAGTTCGACGACTACGCTCGCGAACTGCGCCGCGCCAAGGACCAGGACGAGTTCGACCGCTTCATGGCGAACCGCAACAAGTCGACAGCGCCGACGACCAACGAGTCGGCACCGAAGGGCGACAAGGGCTCGAACCTGCTCGACGACTGAAGCCGCGCGACAGGCTTCGGCATGATAAGGCGGCGTCGCGCAAGCGGCGCCGTTTCTTTTTTGTTCTCTCTGTATCCTCACTCCACTAGTCGTTTTTCTCGAATCGCGTATCGTCCGGCCATGACCCTCGGCTTCTTCCGCACCCTGACCAAGCCCAAATCCAAGCCCGTGGTGGAGCGCGAGCATTGCGTCGCCGGCCGCACGCTGCCGCTCAAGATCGTCGAGAGCGCGCGCGCCCGCCGGCTGACGCTGCGCATCGATTCCGGCGGCCAGGGCCTGCGCATCACGGTGCCGCCGGGTCTGCGCCGCGGCGAGGTGGAGAAATTTCTCGACCGTCATCAGGACTGGCTGGAGCAGCGTCTGGCCAAGGTGCCGACAAGGCCGCAGGTGCGGCCCGGCATCAAGATCCCGATCCGCGGCGTGCCGCACCGCATCGTCCATGAGCCGGCAAAGCGCGGCACCGTCACCATCTTGCGCGACGAGCGCGGCCCGCTTCTGGTCGTGCATGGCGAGCGCATCCACCTGCCGCGCCGCATCGCCGACTATCTGAAGCGCGAGGCCAAGCGCGAGATCGAGAAGCTGGTGGTCAAGCACACCGAAGCGATCGGCAAGCGCGCCAAGGCGATCCGCTTCAAGGACACTTCCAGCCGCTGGGGGTCCTGCACGTCGGAAGGCAATCTGTCCTTCTCCTGGCGCATCATGATGGCGCCGGCACCGGTGATAAACTACCTCGTCGCGCATGAGGTGGCGCATCTGAAAGAGATGAACCATGGCCCGAAATTCTGGAAACTGTGCGAAAAGCTCTGTCCCGACACCGAGCGCTGCAAGGACTGGCTGAAGCGCAACGGCGGCGCGCTACAGGCGATTGTGTTTGAGTAGGGTGGGTTGGGCAGCGGCTGAGAGCCATCGAGTGCCAGCGCAAACGCTGGAGATTGGCCGAAGCCATCTCAGGTTCGTCATCCTAGGGCGAAGCAAGGAGCGAAGCGACGCGGCGCAGACCCTAGGATCCATTCCGTTACGCGCGAGCGCTGCAACGGTGCAGACCCTTGGGTGCCCGCAAGAA is drawn from Mesorhizobium sp. B1-1-8 and contains these coding sequences:
- the pheS gene encoding phenylalanine--tRNA ligase subunit alpha; protein product: MNATAGNLEALETSLLAEIASAADEQAIEAVRVSALGKKGSVSEMLKTLGAMSAEERQVKGPAINGLKNRVSEALTARKAELKDVAIAARLAAETVDVTLPVRQSPAERGRIHPISQVIDEIAAIFGDLGFAIAEGPDIETDYYNFTALNFPEGHPAREMHDTFFFHPDENGERKLLRTHTSPVQIHTMKRQKPPIRIVIPGKTYRQDSDATHSPMFHQVEGLVVDKSANVANMKWVLEEFCKAFFEVPSVKMRFRPSFFPFTEPSLEVDIQCDRSRPGEVRFGEGSDWMEILGCGMVHPNVLKAGGLDPDEYQGFAWGMGIDRIAMLKYGMPDLRAFFDADVRWLSHYGFRPLDLPTLFGGLST
- the rplT gene encoding 50S ribosomal protein L20; protein product: MARVKRGVTAHAKHKKVLKAAKGFYGRRKNTIRIAKQAVEKSLQYAYRDRKNRKRSFRALWIQRINAATHEHGLTYGRFIDGLNKAGIEIDRKVLSDMAIHEPQAFAALVAKAKVALEYLKNTTPNAFESAVA
- a CDS encoding methyltransferase family protein, coding for MADDVNVPPADQIKGLGGYQYIRRMVLAALIVVLFAALLFGQSSFAPETWMHESIEMFGVLLIFLGIVGRLWSTLYIGGRKSSEVVTGGPYSITRNPLYVFSTVAAAGVGAQIGSFSGIILFALLCAGAFHIVILREEKFLRQALGAPYEAYLARVPRFFPNLSLYQEGDTGSFKPRLLLTTLLDGLVFLVALPAFELIDGAQQSGMLPVWFTLP
- a CDS encoding DUF2852 domain-containing protein produces the protein MNTTALIRPAWTPATIALMVIGFMVFWPLGFAMLAYIIWGDRLEGFKRDVNRATDGIFAGCRRRSDKAARWGHGSARTGNVAFDDWREKELERLAEERRKLDEMLTEFDDYARELRRAKDQDEFDRFMANRNKSTAPTTNESAPKGDKGSNLLDD
- a CDS encoding M48 family metallopeptidase translates to MTLGFFRTLTKPKSKPVVEREHCVAGRTLPLKIVESARARRLTLRIDSGGQGLRITVPPGLRRGEVEKFLDRHQDWLEQRLAKVPTRPQVRPGIKIPIRGVPHRIVHEPAKRGTVTILRDERGPLLVVHGERIHLPRRIADYLKREAKREIEKLVVKHTEAIGKRAKAIRFKDTSSRWGSCTSEGNLSFSWRIMMAPAPVINYLVAHEVAHLKEMNHGPKFWKLCEKLCPDTERCKDWLKRNGGALQAIVFE
- a CDS encoding benzoate/H(+) symporter BenE family transporter gives rise to the protein MRLSIPISAFVAAIVGFGGTLALVIAAAKAVGATQVETASGVTAICLAMVIECLWLSWRTKMPIITAWSTPGLALVAASSGFTMAQAVGAFIVTGVLLVATGLFKPLTRLIAQIPPSVASGMLAGILLSFAVNAVKTIPSDPWLVLPLIAAFFVIRLFNPALSVLVVLIGGGLAAFLTGRVGGLPTPELSTLTLIAPEFSAAAIIGLALPLYLVTMASQNLSGIAVLRAAGYNPEPGPLIGVTGLFSLLSAPFGAATTNLAAISAAICTGPDVHPDPAERWKTGPFYALAYLIFAIFGASLVAIFAVLPQSLIVLVAGLALMAPLANALSIALKDEGERMPATVTFAVTASGLTLLGVGAAFWGLVAGMVVLFLEKLKKR
- a CDS encoding alpha/beta hydrolase, whose amino-acid sequence is MTASAPVFLDVDGSGIAVRQVPGSAPGIVWLGGYKSDMLGTKAEALSAWTASQGRAYLRHDYSGHGESGGAFADGTISKWLAQSLAVFRRFSKGKQILVGSSMGAWIALRMVQELRKAGDGRVAGLVLLAPAPDFTVELVEPMLTDAQRQDLEEKGFFAEPSDYSDEPYIYTRALIEDGRANRVMTGPIDTHCPVHILQGLADPDVPSGHALKLAALLPADDVTLSLIPDGDHRLSRPEDLDLLLRAAGDMVQRVA
- the rpmI gene encoding 50S ribosomal protein L35; this encodes MPKMKTKSAAKKRFKVTGTGKVLSAAAGKRHGMIKRSNKFIRNARGTMVLAEPDGKKVIKNFLPNGL
- the infC gene encoding translation initiation factor IF-3, with amino-acid sequence MRRPFKAAAPTKDGPRSNRDIRVPRVQLIDAEGQNRGDVSINDALLLAEEAGLDLVEISPNAQPPVVKILDLGKLKYANQKKAAEARKNQKVIEIKEIKMRPNIDSHDYETKMKAVRRFFEEGDKVKLTLRFRGREMAHMELGMQLLNKVREEVAPIAKVEAEPKLEGRQMMMVLAPR